One Bermanella sp. WJH001 genomic region harbors:
- a CDS encoding TetR/AcrR family transcriptional regulator, translating to MTTQDAPKKSKIRERNSQQILKAAEDEFVLHGYKGTSMQSIADRAGLPKANIHYYFKNKANLYQTVLEDIMENWNQILDDMTPESDPKEVLTRFIRSKMQLSYSNPNGSKIFAMEIIQGAPHIKQYISKDMRLWVKEKTSVIQSWIDQGKMKPIDPTHLIFMIWATTQHYADFSTQVLEVMNRREYEKEDIDHITAFLTSMILSGCGLE from the coding sequence GTGACAACTCAAGACGCACCAAAAAAAAGCAAAATACGTGAGCGCAATAGTCAGCAAATACTCAAAGCGGCTGAAGATGAATTTGTGTTACACGGTTATAAAGGCACCAGTATGCAGTCAATTGCTGATCGCGCTGGTCTACCAAAAGCCAATATCCATTATTATTTTAAAAATAAAGCGAATCTTTATCAGACCGTTTTAGAAGATATCATGGAAAACTGGAATCAAATTCTGGATGACATGACTCCCGAAAGCGACCCTAAAGAAGTACTAACACGCTTTATACGCAGTAAAATGCAATTATCTTACTCTAATCCAAATGGCTCAAAAATATTCGCCATGGAGATTATTCAGGGCGCACCTCATATTAAACAATACATCAGTAAAGATATGCGCTTATGGGTAAAAGAAAAGACGTCTGTTATTCAAAGCTGGATTGATCAGGGCAAAATGAAACCCATTGATCCAACCCATTTGATTTTTATGATTTGGGCAACCACTCAGCACTATGCTGATTTTAGTACACAGGTGCTTGAAGTAATGAACCGCCGTGAATATGAAAAAGAAGACATTGATCATATCACCGCATTTTTAACCAGCATGATTCTGTCTGGCTGTGGTTTAGAATAA
- the pnp gene encoding polyribonucleotide nucleotidyltransferase — protein sequence MLDLTPVTKTFTFGNQEVTLETQRIARQASGAVLVTMGDVQVLAAVTGKKDMKPGQDFFPLTVNYQEKYYAAGKIPGGYIKRENRPSEKETLTSRLIDRPIRPLFPEGYMNEVQVVLQVMSADTENDPDIAAMIGASAALAISGIPFDGPIGAARVGYTREGGYVLNPTFEQLKTSELDMVVAGTTDAVLMVESDALELSEDEMLGGVLFAHEGYQCVIAAIKEFAAADGTERWEWTAPAFNDALYADMKAAFGTELAAAYQVSDKMERYTQVDAISAKLKEQFVKEEGETNNAEEVSKLFKKLQKEVVRERIVNHEPRIDGRDNKTVRDLNIQTNVLKGTHGSALFTRGETQSIGTVTLGSTRDAQTVEFLHEVVKDNFMFHYNFPPYSVGECGRMGAPGRREVGHGRLARRGVQAMMPKLEDFPYTVRVVSEITESNGSSSMASVCSASLALMDAGVPIKAPVAGIAMGLVKEGEKFAVLTDILGDEDHLGDMDFKVAGSEAGITALQMDIKIQGITEEIMEIALEQALDARMTILKQMNEVMPKHRDEMPDNAPTYLTVKIPSDKIAEAIGKGGATIRGICDETGADVDISDEGLISIFALTKIAAEKAKGMFEAVTAEAEVGTIYEGKVQKIVDFGAFVNILPGKDGLVHISQISDERVENVADHLTEGQQIKVKVLDVDNKGRIKLTLKGIEA from the coding sequence ATGTTAGATCTTACTCCTGTAACAAAAACTTTTACCTTTGGTAATCAAGAAGTCACTTTAGAAACCCAACGTATCGCGCGTCAAGCGAGCGGTGCGGTGCTTGTTACCATGGGTGATGTGCAAGTACTTGCTGCGGTAACCGGCAAAAAAGACATGAAGCCGGGTCAAGACTTCTTCCCGTTGACGGTTAACTACCAAGAAAAATACTATGCAGCGGGTAAAATTCCTGGTGGTTACATCAAACGTGAAAACCGCCCAAGCGAAAAAGAGACACTAACCAGTCGTCTTATTGACCGTCCAATTCGTCCGCTTTTCCCAGAAGGTTACATGAACGAAGTGCAAGTTGTACTTCAGGTTATGTCTGCTGATACTGAAAACGATCCAGATATCGCTGCAATGATCGGTGCATCTGCTGCACTTGCTATTTCTGGTATCCCATTCGACGGCCCAATTGGTGCGGCTCGTGTTGGTTATACTCGTGAAGGCGGTTATGTTTTAAACCCTACGTTTGAACAGCTTAAAACCTCTGAACTAGACATGGTGGTTGCCGGTACTACTGACGCTGTATTAATGGTTGAGTCAGATGCACTTGAGCTAAGCGAAGACGAAATGTTAGGTGGTGTATTGTTCGCACACGAAGGTTACCAATGTGTAATTGCAGCGATTAAAGAATTCGCGGCAGCAGACGGTACTGAGCGTTGGGAATGGACAGCACCTGCATTTAATGACGCACTATACGCAGACATGAAAGCTGCATTTGGTACTGAGCTAGCGGCAGCGTATCAAGTAAGCGACAAGATGGAGCGTTACACTCAAGTTGACGCCATCAGCGCGAAATTAAAAGAGCAGTTTGTAAAAGAAGAAGGCGAAACAAACAACGCCGAAGAAGTATCTAAACTGTTCAAAAAACTACAAAAAGAAGTGGTACGTGAGCGTATCGTAAATCATGAGCCTCGTATTGATGGTCGTGATAACAAAACCGTACGTGACTTGAACATTCAAACCAATGTTCTTAAAGGCACACACGGTTCTGCATTGTTCACTCGTGGTGAAACTCAGTCTATCGGTACGGTAACATTGGGTTCTACCCGTGATGCGCAAACCGTTGAGTTCTTACACGAAGTGGTTAAAGACAACTTCATGTTCCATTACAACTTCCCTCCTTACTCAGTAGGTGAGTGTGGTCGTATGGGTGCACCTGGTCGTCGTGAAGTGGGTCACGGTCGTTTAGCTCGTCGTGGTGTTCAAGCCATGATGCCTAAACTAGAAGACTTCCCATACACAGTACGTGTGGTATCTGAAATCACGGAATCTAACGGTTCATCTTCAATGGCGTCTGTATGTTCAGCATCGCTTGCATTAATGGATGCGGGTGTACCGATTAAAGCACCTGTTGCTGGTATCGCCATGGGTCTAGTTAAAGAAGGCGAGAAATTCGCAGTTCTAACAGACATCTTGGGTGACGAAGATCACCTAGGTGACATGGACTTTAAAGTAGCCGGTTCTGAAGCAGGTATCACTGCACTGCAAATGGATATCAAGATCCAAGGTATCACCGAAGAGATCATGGAGATTGCATTAGAGCAGGCTCTTGATGCTCGTATGACTATCTTGAAGCAAATGAACGAAGTGATGCCTAAGCACCGCGACGAAATGCCAGATAACGCTCCAACTTACCTAACGGTTAAAATTCCTTCAGACAAAATTGCTGAAGCAATTGGTAAAGGCGGCGCAACGATCCGTGGTATCTGTGATGAAACCGGTGCAGATGTGGATATTTCTGACGAAGGTCTAATCAGCATTTTCGCTCTAACTAAAATTGCAGCAGAAAAAGCCAAAGGCATGTTCGAAGCGGTAACAGCTGAAGCTGAAGTGGGTACTATTTACGAAGGTAAAGTACAAAAGATCGTAGACTTCGGTGCGTTTGTTAACATCTTGCCAGGTAAAGATGGCCTAGTGCACATCTCTCAAATCTCTGATGAGCGTGTTGAAAACGTAGCTGACCATTTAACTGAAGGTCAACAGATTAAAGTTAAAGTATTAGATGTTGATAACAAGGGCCGTATTAAATTAACCCTTAAAGGCATCGAAGCTTAA
- a CDS encoding ABC transporter ATP-binding protein, with product MNRLALTGICKQYPGCMANDGVELIVRQGEIHALLGENGAGKSTLMKIIYGVVKPDAGEFLWEGKPITVSGPSHARRLGIGMVFQHFSLFETLTVTENIALSLPKEQSRDMAALSARISEVSTHYGMTLDPQRFVHTLSVGEQQRVEIVRCLLQDIKLLILDEPTSVLTPQEVKGLFATLNQLASEGCSILFISHKLDEVTELCHNATILRQGKVSGHCDPQQISSHEIARLMVGDDTPLNQDYQKVEGGKVVLDIADLNFKSDDPFACSIKKLNLKVKSGEILGVAGVAGNGQDELMRLLSGEQTTHADAIRLLNKNIGDLEPADRRKLGFAFVPEERLGRGAVPDMSLEQNTLLTSSHLELVKKGWINFEKVKQLGQNILDKYKVKSSGLQSQAKSLSGGNLQKFILGREIEQDPKLLACSHPTWGVDIGAAVLIRHALIELRDKGAAIIVVSEDIDELYQICDRLCAICDGEISPVKNTQDVNIEQLGQWMAGQFKSNEAPAVNSEPAYV from the coding sequence ATGAATCGTCTGGCATTAACAGGTATTTGCAAACAATACCCAGGCTGTATGGCCAATGATGGTGTTGAGCTGATTGTGCGCCAAGGAGAGATCCACGCACTATTAGGTGAAAATGGTGCGGGTAAAAGCACGTTAATGAAGATCATCTATGGAGTGGTGAAACCCGATGCCGGTGAATTTTTATGGGAAGGTAAACCCATTACCGTCAGCGGGCCTTCTCATGCTCGCCGCCTCGGTATTGGTATGGTATTCCAACATTTTTCATTATTTGAAACCCTTACCGTTACTGAAAACATTGCCCTTAGTCTGCCAAAAGAACAAAGCCGAGATATGGCAGCATTGAGCGCACGTATCAGTGAAGTCAGTACACATTATGGTATGACATTGGACCCCCAACGTTTTGTACACACCTTATCGGTTGGTGAGCAGCAACGGGTTGAAATTGTTCGCTGTTTATTACAAGACATTAAACTATTAATTTTAGATGAGCCTACCTCGGTATTAACGCCACAAGAGGTAAAAGGTTTATTTGCCACATTAAATCAACTTGCCAGCGAAGGCTGCTCGATACTTTTCATTTCTCATAAATTAGATGAAGTCACTGAGCTGTGCCATAACGCCACTATTTTACGTCAGGGTAAAGTCAGCGGTCACTGTGACCCGCAACAAATTAGTAGCCATGAAATTGCACGCTTGATGGTCGGTGACGACACGCCACTAAATCAAGATTACCAAAAAGTCGAAGGTGGTAAGGTGGTATTAGATATTGCCGACCTTAACTTTAAAAGTGATGACCCTTTTGCATGCAGCATTAAAAAACTGAATTTAAAAGTGAAGTCTGGTGAAATTCTAGGGGTGGCAGGTGTGGCCGGTAATGGTCAAGATGAACTCATGCGTTTATTAAGTGGCGAGCAAACCACCCATGCGGATGCTATTCGTTTATTGAATAAAAACATTGGTGATTTAGAGCCTGCCGATCGTCGCAAATTAGGATTTGCCTTTGTACCCGAAGAGCGCCTAGGCCGTGGTGCGGTACCAGATATGTCCCTAGAGCAAAACACGTTATTAACCAGCTCTCACTTAGAGCTGGTAAAAAAAGGCTGGATTAACTTCGAAAAAGTAAAACAGCTTGGCCAAAATATTTTAGATAAATATAAAGTTAAAAGCTCCGGATTGCAGTCGCAAGCAAAAAGTTTATCTGGAGGTAACTTACAAAAATTTATACTTGGACGAGAAATCGAACAAGATCCAAAATTACTGGCATGCTCTCATCCCACTTGGGGGGTAGACATAGGCGCCGCTGTTTTAATTCGACATGCGCTTATTGAACTACGAGATAAAGGTGCCGCTATTATTGTGGTTTCGGAAGATATTGATGAACTTTACCAAATTTGTGATCGTTTATGCGCTATTTGTGATGGTGAAATCAGCCCAGTAAAAAACACACAAGATGTAAATATCGAACAACTCGGTCAATGGATGGCAGGGCAATTTAAAAGCAATGAAGCACCCGCAGTAAATAGTGAGCCCGCGTATGTTTAA
- a CDS encoding ion channel: MCLYRFKDGNQCRLEDAGKGLCYWHDPTIKKNNEPLANQLSDLVKAGHSMEGACLAYANLDDVNLVSQRSENAYSLANADLFHASLHRAHLFKVDMSGASLMKADCSEANVHYANLEAANLLGAKFDGAKIENVHWGKTLFHEALGFEACAQKNQEKAVVYFEQAEEVARHLRKVSEHEGLFELAGHFFIKEMINRRRQMPRWSWQRLLSKAVDLFCGYGEQPARVVGFSLCLIFIFAIAFWVFGIEDGSHVIQFSLDASWQQNLLNLGNTLYFSVVTFTTLGYGDLVPIGFSRMLAAIEAFTGSFTLALFVVVFVKKMTR; this comes from the coding sequence ATGTGTTTATATCGGTTTAAAGACGGTAACCAATGTCGGCTTGAAGATGCAGGTAAGGGCCTGTGTTATTGGCATGACCCTACGATCAAAAAAAACAATGAACCACTGGCCAATCAACTGAGTGACTTAGTAAAGGCTGGTCATTCAATGGAAGGAGCATGTTTAGCATACGCCAATCTAGATGACGTAAACTTGGTGAGTCAAAGAAGTGAGAATGCTTACAGTTTAGCAAATGCGGATTTGTTTCATGCAAGTTTACATCGAGCGCACTTGTTCAAAGTAGACATGTCTGGTGCCTCGTTAATGAAAGCGGATTGCTCAGAGGCAAATGTACATTATGCCAACTTAGAAGCTGCTAATTTATTGGGTGCAAAATTTGATGGCGCCAAAATAGAAAACGTACACTGGGGTAAAACGTTATTTCATGAAGCATTAGGTTTTGAAGCATGCGCTCAAAAAAATCAAGAAAAGGCAGTGGTATATTTTGAGCAAGCTGAGGAAGTTGCGCGCCATTTACGTAAGGTCAGTGAACACGAAGGTTTATTTGAACTAGCGGGTCATTTTTTTATTAAAGAGATGATAAACCGGCGCCGACAGATGCCTAGATGGTCATGGCAGCGATTATTATCAAAAGCGGTGGATTTATTTTGTGGATACGGTGAACAGCCTGCTCGTGTGGTAGGGTTCTCTTTATGTTTAATTTTTATTTTTGCCATCGCATTTTGGGTGTTTGGTATAGAAGATGGCTCACACGTTATTCAGTTCTCACTGGATGCTTCTTGGCAGCAAAACCTTCTTAACTTAGGCAACACTCTCTATTTTAGTGTGGTGACGTTTACGACATTGGGATACGGTGATCTGGTACCTATTGGATTTAGCCGCATGCTTGCTGCAATAGAAGCCTTTACGGGCAGTTTTACCCTTGCACTTTTTGTGGTGGTATTTGTAAAGAAAATGACACGTTAG
- the truB gene encoding tRNA pseudouridine(55) synthase TruB: MNRKRKGRDISGILVIDKPSGMTSNGVLQKVKWLYQAQKAGHTGALDPIATGVLPICLGEATKFSQRLLDSNKRYVTKVQLGESRDTADIEGETLETASIPPLNAEIIEQVLTQFRGEITQVPPMYSALKHEGRKLYELAREGIEFDIKKKARQVSILKLVLLSFGDDFLELDVTCTKGTYIRSLSEDIAKALGTLGYVAVLRRLGAGPYKPEMMITLDELIALKPEGSHDYSALDDRLLPTYTALESVPIIHVTLEQARDLQFGRAIRVLDAGGKAQPQVQLRLCHDQQDHLVGIGEIDSQGVIALKRLVKVPELTALFEL; this comes from the coding sequence TTGAACCGCAAAAGAAAAGGCCGCGATATCAGCGGCATTCTTGTTATCGATAAGCCTTCCGGCATGACATCCAATGGCGTTTTACAGAAAGTAAAATGGCTGTATCAGGCTCAAAAAGCAGGTCACACCGGTGCGTTAGACCCCATTGCCACAGGTGTCCTACCTATTTGCTTGGGTGAAGCAACTAAGTTTAGTCAGCGCTTGCTTGATAGTAATAAGCGTTATGTGACCAAAGTGCAGCTTGGGGAGTCTCGTGATACCGCGGATATAGAGGGTGAAACCCTCGAGACTGCCAGTATTCCACCTTTGAATGCAGAGATTATTGAACAGGTATTGACCCAGTTTCGTGGTGAAATCACTCAAGTCCCCCCTATGTACAGTGCGCTTAAACATGAGGGACGTAAGCTGTATGAGCTAGCACGAGAAGGGATTGAGTTCGATATTAAGAAAAAAGCACGTCAAGTCAGCATATTAAAGTTAGTGCTGCTGAGTTTTGGTGATGATTTTCTGGAATTAGACGTGACCTGTACAAAAGGCACCTATATTCGCTCATTGTCTGAAGATATTGCTAAAGCTCTAGGAACATTGGGCTATGTAGCGGTGCTTAGGCGCTTAGGTGCAGGGCCTTATAAACCCGAAATGATGATCACTCTAGATGAGCTGATAGCCCTTAAACCAGAGGGTTCACACGATTATTCGGCATTAGATGATCGGCTACTTCCGACCTATACAGCATTAGAAAGCGTGCCTATTATTCATGTGACTTTAGAGCAGGCCAGAGATTTGCAATTTGGGCGTGCAATTCGTGTCTTAGATGCTGGTGGCAAGGCGCAGCCTCAGGTACAATTGCGCCTTTGTCACGATCAACAGGACCATCTTGTTGGGATTGGCGAGATAGACAGCCAAGGGGTAATTGCCCTAAAGCGTCTAGTGAAAGTACCAGAATTAACCGCTCTATTTGAGCTTTAA
- the rpsO gene encoding 30S ribosomal protein S15: MALDVQAKAAIVKEYQTAEGDTGSPEVQVALLTHNINGLQDHFKANKQDHHSRRGLIRMVNQRRKLLDYLKGKDVSRYASLIKRLGLRR; encoded by the coding sequence ATGGCATTAGATGTACAAGCGAAAGCTGCCATCGTTAAAGAATACCAAACTGCTGAAGGCGATACTGGTTCTCCTGAAGTTCAAGTAGCATTGTTGACTCACAACATCAACGGTCTACAAGATCACTTCAAAGCCAACAAACAAGATCACCACTCACGTCGTGGCTTGATTCGCATGGTAAACCAACGTCGTAAACTGTTGGATTACCTAAAAGGCAAAGACGTTTCTCGTTACGCTTCTCTAATCAAGCGTTTAGGTCTACGTCGCTAA
- a CDS encoding peptidylprolyl isomerase: MTIAENKVVTLEFTVKNAETGEVIETSVDSEPLVYLHGFNNLVPGLESELTGKVVGDSYDVTVSPEEGYGVRDESLVQEVPMEAFQGIDNVQVGMAFTADGAEGPVVVEVTAVEGDVVTVDANHPLADIKLAFSGEVKEIRDASAEELEHGHVHGPGGHHH, translated from the coding sequence ATGACTATTGCAGAAAATAAAGTTGTAACTCTTGAGTTTACTGTTAAAAACGCAGAAACCGGAGAAGTTATTGAGACATCAGTAGACTCTGAGCCATTGGTATATTTACACGGTTTTAACAACCTAGTACCAGGCCTTGAAAGCGAACTGACAGGTAAAGTGGTTGGTGATAGCTATGATGTAACCGTTAGCCCTGAAGAAGGTTACGGTGTTCGTGATGAAAGCCTAGTACAAGAAGTACCAATGGAAGCGTTCCAAGGTATCGACAATGTACAGGTCGGCATGGCGTTTACTGCAGACGGTGCTGAAGGCCCAGTTGTGGTTGAAGTAACGGCAGTGGAAGGTGACGTTGTAACGGTTGATGCAAATCACCCATTGGCAGACATTAAACTTGCGTTTTCTGGTGAAGTGAAAGAGATTCGTGATGCGAGCGCTGAAGAGCTTGAACACGGTCACGTACACGGCCCAGGCGGTCATCACCACTAA
- a CDS encoding bile acid:sodium symporter family protein, which yields MEASILVKVVLPLSLFIIMLGMGLALKPVDFKMVMVRPKAVALGLVAQMLMLPILAYLIVLAFGMTGAVAVGVMILALCPGGTTSNLYTYLAKGDIALSVTLTSLVSLIAPFTVPLMIVMFMSMLMGQEEYIHLPVLKTIIQLVVITILPISIGMYIHNKKPQWAQKADKPVKVFSILFLFLIVAMIVFNNLHNMAEYFAKAGLAAIILNIASMVLGYILAKVAQLNEAQSKAIGIEVGFQNGTLAIVIALTLLENTEMAIAATCYSLSMFVTGAVFAMVLANRSKKAVETTAEA from the coding sequence ATGGAAGCAAGTATTCTTGTTAAAGTGGTTTTGCCACTATCTCTATTTATCATTATGTTAGGCATGGGTTTAGCGCTCAAACCGGTTGATTTTAAAATGGTCATGGTCAGACCAAAAGCCGTGGCTTTAGGACTTGTGGCTCAAATGCTCATGCTACCTATCTTAGCCTATTTAATTGTGTTGGCCTTTGGTATGACAGGCGCAGTAGCCGTGGGTGTTATGATTCTGGCTTTGTGTCCAGGGGGCACCACTTCCAATCTTTATACTTACCTAGCAAAAGGTGATATTGCGTTATCGGTGACCCTAACGTCATTGGTGAGTTTAATTGCCCCGTTCACCGTACCGCTGATGATTGTCATGTTTATGAGTATGTTAATGGGTCAAGAGGAATATATACACCTACCTGTACTTAAAACCATTATTCAATTGGTGGTCATTACCATTTTGCCTATTTCAATTGGCATGTATATCCATAATAAAAAACCGCAGTGGGCTCAAAAAGCGGATAAGCCCGTTAAGGTCTTCTCAATACTCTTTCTATTTCTTATCGTAGCCATGATTGTATTTAATAACTTGCACAACATGGCTGAGTATTTTGCAAAAGCAGGGTTGGCCGCCATTATCTTAAATATTGCTAGTATGGTGTTGGGTTATATTCTCGCGAAGGTCGCTCAATTAAACGAAGCGCAAAGCAAAGCTATTGGTATTGAGGTTGGCTTTCAAAATGGTACATTGGCCATTGTGATCGCGCTGACATTACTTGAAAATACTGAAATGGCCATTGCCGCCACTTGTTATAGTTTAAGTATGTTTGTAACCGGTGCGGTGTTTGCAATGGTGTTAGCTAACCGTTCAAAAAAAGCGGTTGAAACAACAGCTGAGGCGTAA
- a CDS encoding ABC transporter permease, whose protein sequence is MDIDLITNILYATIRTGTPLILVAFGEMVCEKSGVLNLGQEGMMLMGAVVGFAAAVVTGSLMLAILMAIIAGVCMSLLFGFLSITLVSNQVASGLALTIFGGGLSAFIGANYVGVGIEGVPPLVIPFLSDIPVIGKAFFAQDPLVYFSFFMGGLLFFVLTRTRLGLKLRAVGENPEAANSMGIHVHGIRYMAVMFGGAMAGLAGGYLSLAYTPLWSDGMTAGKGWIALALVVFASWKVGRIMLGAYLFGIASIMHLILQGTGFEISPSILAMLPYVATIFVLVLLSSNQSKAKLNAPMSLGVAYRPQL, encoded by the coding sequence ATGGATATCGATTTAATCACTAATATTTTATATGCCACCATACGCACCGGCACACCATTAATCTTAGTGGCCTTTGGTGAAATGGTTTGCGAAAAGTCTGGGGTACTTAACCTTGGGCAAGAAGGCATGATGTTAATGGGGGCCGTTGTCGGGTTTGCTGCTGCCGTGGTAACCGGTAGTTTAATGCTAGCAATCTTAATGGCGATTATTGCAGGCGTGTGCATGTCTCTACTTTTTGGATTTTTATCTATCACGTTAGTTTCAAATCAAGTGGCCAGTGGTTTAGCATTAACGATTTTTGGTGGAGGTTTAAGTGCATTTATTGGTGCTAATTATGTAGGAGTAGGCATCGAAGGGGTTCCACCACTTGTGATTCCATTCTTAAGTGATATTCCTGTTATTGGTAAAGCATTTTTTGCACAAGATCCTTTGGTATATTTTTCATTTTTTATGGGTGGACTATTATTCTTTGTATTAACTCGTACTCGTCTGGGTTTGAAATTACGTGCGGTAGGTGAAAACCCAGAGGCTGCAAACTCAATGGGCATTCATGTGCATGGAATTCGCTACATGGCCGTCATGTTTGGTGGCGCCATGGCAGGCTTAGCAGGTGGGTATTTATCACTGGCTTATACACCACTATGGAGCGATGGTATGACAGCAGGTAAAGGCTGGATTGCTCTAGCACTGGTTGTGTTTGCCAGCTGGAAAGTGGGGCGTATCATGCTTGGTGCTTATTTATTTGGTATTGCCAGTATCATGCACCTTATCCTTCAGGGCACAGGTTTTGAGATTTCCCCTAGCATATTGGCCATGTTGCCTTATGTTGCCACCATTTTTGTTTTAGTGTTACTTTCAAGTAATCAAAGCAAAGCCAAACTTAACGCACCCATGTCACTGGGTGTAGCGTATCGACCTCAACTATAA
- a CDS encoding ABC transporter permease, giving the protein MFKLEKRPFDSKTMSYCSPVIALCLTLFFGGLLFLSLGHNPFEALYTFFILPLSDAYGLTELGMKVAPLLLCAMGLSICFKAKIWNIGAEGQFIMGGLGGGFMALQFLDAQSSWVLVPILLFGALCGLAWAALAALLKTKFNANEILTTIMLNYIALNALLWAVHGPLKDPEGFNFPESAKFADAAILPLLHEDYRLTIAIFFGLFAMVAIWTLLSRSWLGFQINVLGEDKAAAHYAGFKENKLVWFALLTCGALAGLAGVSEVAGPIGQLIPYISPGYGYSAIIVVFLGRMHPLGILLASMLMGLTYMGGEMVQIEMSLPKSITGLFQGMLLFFLLASDLLISYRIVKSKKDQNDNPAAVSSAA; this is encoded by the coding sequence ATGTTTAAGTTAGAAAAACGTCCCTTTGATTCTAAAACCATGAGCTACTGCTCACCGGTGATCGCACTGTGCCTGACACTCTTTTTTGGCGGTTTATTATTTTTAAGTCTGGGCCACAATCCTTTTGAGGCGCTTTATACTTTTTTCATTTTGCCATTAAGTGATGCGTATGGCTTAACCGAACTGGGGATGAAAGTCGCCCCACTTTTATTATGTGCCATGGGTTTAAGTATCTGTTTTAAAGCAAAGATTTGGAACATAGGTGCAGAAGGCCAATTCATAATGGGAGGCCTCGGTGGTGGCTTCATGGCTTTGCAGTTTTTAGATGCTCAGTCTAGCTGGGTATTAGTGCCAATTTTATTGTTCGGTGCGCTATGTGGTTTAGCTTGGGCAGCTCTGGCGGCATTACTTAAGACTAAATTTAATGCCAATGAAATTTTGACTACGATCATGCTCAATTACATTGCATTAAATGCTTTGCTCTGGGCGGTGCACGGGCCACTAAAAGATCCAGAAGGATTTAATTTCCCCGAATCAGCCAAGTTTGCTGATGCCGCTATTTTACCGTTACTTCACGAAGATTATCGCCTTACTATCGCCATCTTTTTTGGCCTATTCGCCATGGTTGCCATCTGGACATTATTGTCTCGCAGCTGGTTAGGCTTTCAAATTAATGTATTAGGTGAAGATAAAGCCGCTGCACACTACGCTGGTTTTAAAGAAAACAAACTAGTTTGGTTTGCATTATTAACGTGCGGTGCTCTTGCTGGTTTAGCCGGTGTCAGTGAAGTGGCAGGCCCCATAGGACAACTGATTCCTTATATCTCACCAGGTTATGGTTACTCTGCCATTATTGTTGTGTTTTTAGGTCGCATGCATCCCTTAGGCATTTTACTCGCCAGTATGTTAATGGGATTAACCTATATGGGTGGTGAAATGGTGCAAATTGAAATGAGTTTACCAAAATCCATTACTGGTTTATTTCAAGGCATGTTGTTGTTCTTTTTATTAGCCAGCGACTTATTAATTAGTTATCGAATTGTTAAAAGCAAAAAAGATCAAAACGATAACCCAGCAGCCGTTTCAAGCGCTGCATAA